AGGATATTGCAAAAGAAGGCGATGGAATTGCCAGAGTAAGCGGTTTCGTAATCTTCGTTCCGGGCACATCCGTGGGAGATGAAGTAACCATAAAGGTCACTAAGGTCATGCGCAAGTTCGCATTTGGTGAAGTTGTAGAGTAATCTGACCCAGATGTTAAGGAAGATCAATTCTTTTGATTTTCCTTATATTTTTCTTTTTTTAAATATCCAAAAAAAGCATATTGAAGGTGGCTTCGGATTATTTAAGGTAGCCCTTACGTGAAAGCCAGTCTACCTGCGGTCTGGTATATCTCCAGATTACATCGGCTTTTGAATCCTGTACTTCCCAGGGGGTAGCAATGACCAGATCGCCTTCTCTTACCCACATACTTTTTTTCTTGGATCCGGGAATCCTGCCCATACGTATAATACCATCCATGCACTGTAATCTCACGCGATTAGCACCAAGCAGACTGGATACCGTAGCAAATACTTCATTATCTCTTTGGCGAGGGGTACGGACTTTTGTTACCTGTTCAGGGACGGTACTTTTATTTTGTGCATTCTTCTTGCGATTATTGCTTCTATAATTTGCCAAACTGATTCCTCCATTTTATATTTTCATATAGGGTAACAGATGCGCTTTATAATGTAAGAAGTTCCACAGGATTTTCAGAGATGCCACACACATCACCTATGATCACTTCTGAGATTAAGCGCCTTCAGAACAAAACTATAAATTTCATTCAGAAAAAGACAATCTTCAATGATAATTATACAACTTTACTCTGATAATATATACATTAACATAACTGTCCTAAACTATATAACTTGAACGCATAAGGGGACTGGCAACAGTTAAATAAACCCTCTTGCTTATGCGGCAGGAAGAACTACCATAA
This DNA window, taken from Methanomethylovorans hollandica DSM 15978, encodes the following:
- a CDS encoding TRAM domain-containing protein, coding for MFNTNESTSPVDAGKEYEVTIEDIAKEGDGIARVSGFVIFVPGTSVGDEVTIKVTKVMRKFAFGEVVE
- the eif1A gene encoding translation initiation factor eIF-1A, coding for MANYRSNNRKKNAQNKSTVPEQVTKVRTPRQRDNEVFATVSSLLGANRVRLQCMDGIIRMGRIPGSKKKSMWVREGDLVIATPWEVQDSKADVIWRYTRPQVDWLSRKGYLK